In Colletotrichum higginsianum IMI 349063 chromosome 1, whole genome shotgun sequence, one genomic interval encodes:
- a CDS encoding Serine threonine-protein kinase sck1, producing MNLTVNHHSRTPAAAADEDGADQIGFDTPRSGVATPQPDLHDKRLPGIMSYFGQVRTDSPHNSVSAPVASDRNHRGQSLPGPETKQVETDGNASQVSSTDAVPGGDPEPKSLSLPHPPRERPSSPNTSPMALVQTHQYPTPPISRRSSVGLLKRSLSLRYGETRSAASSSARPLLQRGVTDYPKKCHSLTLMSQPSSIVTTSAVHAHHISNPSLPKPITPKTPTHPHVGSAQKATSLHSSSSVDQLKKLTQVAAFKSGPPTPTRALSAAQPSQSEERSSSKRSSNETVPPSGTQTPRSGTTGAQVPAARGKLTIKIVEAKGLRRAKDPYVVAVFQRSELISGGPRSVEEEEDVNLPPPSFGGIPIQRQGSDSGRPAMSIPMRSRQSSNTSISDYNTFRNRSRRSFTSPKWDAEAEFDVVDSNMLVNISVYDHSANGEEFLGHVDLQANRDSNNPVRGWFSLKGHADTVAENAPTGEIYVEAVFQRTERKHFGPEDFQILKLIGKGTFGQVYQVRKKDTERIYAMKVLSKKVIVQKKEVAHTVGERNILVRTAMSDSPFIVGLKFSFQTPSDLYLVTDYMSGGELFWHLQKEGRFDERRAKFYIAELILAIQHLHNNDIVYRDLKPENILLDANGHIALCDFGLSKANLTKNDTTNTFCGTTEYLAPEVLLDESGYTKMVDFWSLGVLVFEMCCGWSPFYAEDTQQMYKNIAFGKVRFPRDTLSQEGRNFVKGLLNRNPKHRLGATDDAEELKRHPFFADIDWDLLAKKLITPPFKPKLTSATDVSYFDPEFTNALDNNGSLNERAAALSKGFATSTPLSPSVQANFQGFTFVDESALDDHMRDKSRYDDEEMRDSHHQDDDWDDLEDVNHKSNRMSGIVRTTTNDEQMIGGGHFDV from the exons ATGAATCTTACCGTTAACCACCACAGCAGGACCCCCGCGGCCGCAGCTGACGAAGATGGCGCGGATCAGATCGGCTTTGATACGCCCCGCTCTGGTGTGGCAACCCCTCAACCCGACCTCCATGACAAACGCCTGCCGGGCATTATGAGCTACTTCGGCCAGGTTCGTACAGATTCTCCTCACAATTCTGTATCTGCCCCTGTCGCGTCGGATCGCAATCATCGAGGACAATCGCTTCCTGGTCCCGAAACGAAGCAAGTCGAGACGGACGGGAATGCTTCTCAGGTCAGCTCTACGGATGCTGTGCCCGGTGGCGATCCTGAACCAAAATCCCTATCACTTCCCCATCCTCCCAGAGAGCGGCCTTCGTCGCCCAACACCTCGCCCATGGCACTGGTTCAGACACACCAGTATCCGACCCCGCCAATATCAAGACGGTCGTCGGTGGGACTTCTCAAGAGGAGTCTGTCATTGCGGTATGGAGAGACACGGTCCGCTGCATCCTCATCGGCGAGACCGTTACTCCAACGAGGCGTGACGGACTACCCGAAGAAGTGCCACAGTCTCACTCTCATGTCCCAACCTTCGAGCATCGTCACAACGTCGGCGGTGCATGCGCATCACATTTCCAACCCCAGCCTCCCAAAGCCCATCACACCAAAAActcccacccacccccaCGTTGGTTCAGCGCAAAAAGCCACTTCCCTTCACAGCTCGTCGTCAGTTGATCAGCTCAAGAAGCTAACTCAAGTCGCGGCATTCAAGAGCGGGCCACCGACCCCCACCAGGGCGCTCTCGGCCGCGCAACCGTCTCAGTCTGAGGAGCGGTCGAGCTCCAAGAGAAGCAGCAATGAGACTGTGCCTCCCAGTGGCACCCAGACGCCGAGGAGCGGAACCACCGGTGCCCAGGTCCCTGCCGCCCGAGGCAAGCTCACGATCAAGATTGTCGAGGCTAAGGGCCTGAGACGGGCCAAGGATCCCTATGTCGTCGCTGTCTTCCAGAGGAGCGAGCTTATCTCGGGAGGTCCACGCTctgtcgaggaagaggaggacgtaaacctgccgccgccgtcctttGGAGGCATTCCGATCCAGAGGCAAGGGAGCGACTCAGGCCGACCGGCCATGTCCATCCCAATGCGCAGCCGTCAAAGCAGCAACACCAGCATCTCGGACTACAACACATTCCGCAACCGGTCACGGCGGTCCTTCACCAGCCCAAAGTGGGACGCCGAGGCAGAGTT TGATGTTGTCGATTCGAATATGCTGGTCAACATTTCCGTCTACGATCACAGCGCGAACGGCGAGGAGTTTCTGGGCCATGTGGACTTGCAAGCGAACAGGGACTCGAACAATCCAGTCCGTGGCTGGTTCTCCCTCAAGGGCCATGCCGACACCGTGGCAGAGAACGCCCCAACGGGAGAGATATACGTCGAAGCCGTCTTTCAGCGCACCGAGCGGAAACACTTTGGCCCCGAAGACTTTCAGATTCTTAAGCTGATTGGCAAGGGTACTTTTGGCCAGGTTTACCAAGTTCGCAAGAAGGACACCGAACGCATTTACGCCATGAAGGTCCTATCCAAGAAGGTCATCGTCCAGAAGAAGGAAGTCGCCCACACCGTCGGTGAGCGTAACATTCTGGTCCGAACAGCAATGTCAGACTCGCCCTTTATCGTGGGTCTCAAGTTCTCCTTCCAGACACCCTCGGATCTGTACCTGGTTACCGACTACATGTCGGGTGGAGAGTTGTTCTGGCATCTACAGAAGGAAGGTCGGTTCGACGAGCGAAGAGCCAAGTTCTATATCGCAGAGCTTATCTTGGCCATCCAACACCTCCACAACAATGACATTGTGTATCGCGACCTGAAGCCCGAGAACATTTTGCTGGACGCCAACGGCCACATTGCTCTCTGTGACTTTGGTCTGTCCAAGGCCAACCTCACTAAAAACGACACAACCAATACCTTCTGCGGAACCACCGAGTACCTCGCCCCTGAAGTTCTCCTCGACGAGTCAGGATACACCAAGATGGTGGATTTCTGGTCACTGGGAGTTCTAGTTTTTGAGATGTGCTGCGGCTGGAGCCCCTTCTATGCAGAAGACACCCAACAAATGTACAAGAACATCGCCTTTGGCAAGGTCCGGTTTCCTCGGGATACCTTGTCTCAGGAGGGCCGCAACTTCGTCAAGGGTCTGCTCAACAGAAACCCCAAGCACAGACTGGGCGCAACCGACGATGCAGAGGAGCTGAAGCGTCATCCCTTCTTTGCTGACATTGACTGGGATCTTCTTGCAAAGAAGCTCATTACTCCTCCTTTCAAGCCGAAGTTGACATCAGCGACAGACGTGTCCTACTTCGACCCCGAATTCACCAACGCATTGGACAACAATGGCTCTCTCAACGAGCGCGCAGCAGCCTTGTCCAAGGGTTTTGCCACATCAACGCCACTTTCACCTTCTGTGCAGGCCAACTTCCAAGGCTTCACCTTTGTGGACGAGAGCGCCCTTGACGACCATATGCGAGATAAGAGCCGCTATGACGATGAGGAGATGCGTGATTCTCACCATCAAGACGACGACTGGGATGACCTTGAGGATGTAAACCACAAGAGCAACCGCATGAGTGGCATTGTGCGCACAACCACCAACGACGAGCAGATGATTGGTGGTGGACATTTTGACGTCTGA
- a CDS encoding ATP synthase complex subunit H, translating to MLVQLSRATRAASAVSRLARPSAVQMRGFIAPTVSRRADFVQELYLKELKAYKPTPVKDSDAQGQVQTFSIPQAPKSPEETDLAASLKEYESMAVEVEGQDASAVAANGEPVKHDWLMIEEDEEEPHH from the exons ATGCTCGTCCAATTGTCCCGCGCCACT CGCGCCGCTTCGGCTGTCTCTCGGCTGGCGAGGCCCAGCGCCGTCCAGATGAGGGGATTCATCGCCCCCACGGTCTCGCGAAGAG CCGACTTCGTTCAGGAGCTCTAcctcaaggagctcaaggccTACAAGCCCACCCCCGTCAAGGACTCTGACGCTCAGGGCCAGGTCCAGACCTTCTCCATCCCCCAGGCTCCCAAGTCCCCCGAGGAgaccgacctcgccgccagcctGAAAGAGTACGAGAgcatggccgtcgaggttgagGGCCAGGAcgcctccgccgtcgccgccaacggcgagccCGTCAAGCACGACTGGCTCATgatcgaggaggacgaggaggagcctCACCACTAA